One window from the genome of Ailuropoda melanoleuca isolate Jingjing chromosome 5, ASM200744v2, whole genome shotgun sequence encodes:
- the FBXW7 gene encoding F-box/WD repeat-containing protein 7 isoform X4, with the protein MNQELLSVGSKRRRTGGSLRGNPSSSQADEEQMNRVVEEEQQQQQQLRQEEEHTARNGEVVGAEPRPGDQNDSQQAQLEENNNRFISVDEDSSGNQEEQEEDEEHAGEQDEEDEEEEEMDQESDDFDQSDDSSREDEHTHSNSVTNSTSIVDLPIHQLSSPFYTKTTKHILSFPYRDQ; encoded by the coding sequence ATGAATCAGGAACTGCTCTCTGTGGGCAGCAAAAGACGACGAACTGGAGGTTCTCTGAGAGGTAACCCTTCCTCAAGCCAGGCAGATGAGGAACAGATGAATCGTGTGGTTGAGgaggaacagcagcagcagcaacagctaAGACAAGAGGAGGAGCACACTGCAAGGAATGGTGAAGTCGTCGGAGCTGAACCTAGACCTGGAGACCAAAATGATTCCCAGCAAGCACAATTGGAAGAAAACAATAATCGATTCATTTCAGTAGATGAGGACTCCTCAGGAAACCAAGAAGAgcaagaagaagatgaagaacaTGCTGGTGAACAAGATGAggaggatgaagaggaagaggaaatggacCAGGAGAGTGATGATTTTGATCAATCTGATGACAGTAGCAGGGAAGATGAACATACACATAGTAACAGTGTCACAAACTCCACTAGTATCGTGGACCTGCCTATTCACCAACTCTCCTCCCCATTCTATACAAAGACAACAAAA